From Polaribacter butkevichii, a single genomic window includes:
- a CDS encoding tetratricopeptide repeat protein — protein MSPLIFKENMATYKKKYKAEGKKEENQVDESEFETAGVLNTLDETASKSEQWIEKNNKPLFFALIAVVVIFLGYLGYHKYVVQPNELEASNELAFPRKYFDEAATAGSGIDSLLTLGLEGADGKYGFLDIADSFSGTDAGNLANYYAGVSYLQMKKYDKAIEFLSKFNSDDEMLGPVSIGAIGDAFADINQLDDALDYYEKAANKKDNDFTSPLYLFKAGQTAMELKDFGKAETLFTKIKENYSNSDQGRDIEKYIAAAKYAN, from the coding sequence TTGTCGCCACTAATTTTTAAGGAAAACATGGCTACATACAAGAAGAAATATAAAGCAGAAGGTAAAAAAGAAGAAAATCAAGTTGATGAATCTGAATTTGAAACAGCAGGAGTCTTAAATACATTAGACGAAACAGCCTCTAAATCAGAACAATGGATTGAAAAAAATAACAAACCTTTGTTTTTTGCATTAATAGCAGTTGTTGTAATATTTTTAGGATACTTAGGATATCATAAATATGTAGTACAACCAAATGAATTAGAAGCTTCTAACGAGTTAGCTTTTCCTAGAAAATATTTTGATGAAGCAGCAACAGCTGGTTCTGGAATAGACTCTTTATTAACTTTAGGTTTAGAAGGTGCAGATGGAAAATACGGTTTCTTAGACATCGCAGATTCATTTAGTGGTACAGATGCTGGTAATTTAGCAAACTATTACGCTGGTGTTTCTTACTTACAAATGAAAAAATATGACAAAGCAATTGAATTTTTAAGTAAATTTAATTCTGACGATGAAATGTTGGGCCCTGTTTCTATAGGTGCAATTGGAGATGCTTTTGCAGACATCAATCAATTAGACGATGCTTTAGACTATTATGAAAAAGCCGCTAATAAAAAAGATAATGATTTTACATCACCTTTATATTTATTTAAAGCAGGACAAACTGCTATGGAATTAAAAGATTTTGGTAAAGCAGAAACATTATTCACAAAAATTAAAGAAAACTACTCTAACTCTGATCAAGGTAGAGATATAGAAAAATATATAGCAGCAGCTAAATACGCTAACTAA